A region of the Thermodesulfobacteriota bacterium genome:
GATGTAGGAGTTGGCACCCAGGCGGTAGGCGGCGGCGATGTCGCCGTCCTCGGCAGACGAGGTGAGCACCACCACCGGGATGTCGCGGCTCACCGGGTTCGCCTTGAACCGCTCCAGCACCTCGAGGCCGTGGACCCGGGGAAGCTTGAGATCCAGGAGGACCACGACGGGGCGGGCCTCCCCCCCCTCCCACCGGGGCAGGAAGGCCAGGGCTTCCTCCCCGTCCCGGGCCACCAGCACCGGGTTGGCGAGCTTGCGGCGGGCAAAGGCGCGCAGCGTGAGATCCACGTCGGCGGGGTTGTCCTCGATCAGGAGCACGGGACGGTTGAAGGTAGTGTCGGTCATCGGGGAATCTCCAGGAAGAAGGCGGCTCCCTGCCCCGGCTCGCTCTCGGCCCACACCCGGCCGCCCATGCGGTCCATGGCCTTGCGCACCAGCGCCAGGCCGATGCCGGTGCCGGGGTAGTCCTCGCTGCGCTCCAGGCGCTGGAAGATCTCGAAGATCCGGTCGTGGAACTTCATGTCGAAGCCGATGCCGTTGTCGCGCACCCACAGAAACGCCCGGTCGCCCTCTTCCCGGGCGCCGACCTCCACGACGGGGGGTTTGGCGCCGCGGCTGAACTTGACTGCGTTCTCCAACAGGTTGCGCAGCACCAGGGCCAGGCCGTCCCGATCGGCACAGACCTCGAGCGCCGGCATCTCCACACGCAGTTCGGCGCCCGCCTGGGCGAGCTCGGCCCGGCGCTCGGCCGCCACTGCCTCCACCAGCGAGGCCAGGTCCACCGCCGTGCGCTGGAGGGTTCGCCGCTCCAGGCGCGAGTAGGCGAGCAGGTCCTCGATGAGCTGGTGCATCTGGGCCGCGCCCTGGCGGATATTGGCCAGGAAGAGCCGGCCCTCGTCTCCGAGGCGCTCCCGGTAATCGTCTTCGAGCAGCCGGCTGTACCCGTCGATCCCCCGCAGCGGCGCCTTCAGGTCGTGGGAGACCGAGTAGGAGAAGGCCTCGAGCTCCCGGTTGGCGGCCTCGAGCTGGGCGGTGCGCTCGCGAACCCGCTGCTCCAGTTCTTCGTTGAGGCGGCGGATCGCCTCTTCGGCTCGGAGTTGCTCGCCGATGTCCTGGAGCACGGCCATGATGCCGTCGACGTTGCCGGCGGCATCCCGGGTGGGAGAGGTGAACAGCGCCAAGTCGATCGGCATGCGGTCACGGCGTCGGTGGTGCAGACGAAGGCCGGTGAAGCTCTCGCCCGCCAGCACCCGTGCCAGCAGCGCGCGGAACTCCCCCTCCTGCTCGGGCGGCACGATCGGCAGGGACCGGCCGACCGCCTCGGCGGCGCTCCAGCCGAACAGCCGCTCCGCCGTCTCGCTCCAGAGCTGCACCCGCCCCTCGGCGCTCAGGTGGAGGATGGCCAGGGGCGACGCGGCCACCACGGCGGCGAGCCGGTCGTGGGCCTCGGTCAGGGCCCGCTCGGCCTCCTTGCGCTTCGAGATGTCCAGGGCGAAGGCGATCCGGCTCGCCGGCTGCCCGGCCTCGTCGCGCAGCACGGTGATGTCCAGGAGCACCGGGAAGCGCCGGCCGTCCTTGGCCCGGTGCTCGGCCTCGAACACCCCGTGGGACGTCCTGTCCAGCGCTTCCAAGGCGGCAAGGACCGCGCCGGTTCGGTCTTCGGGGAACAGCCGCCCGATCGGCAGGCCGACCATCTCCTCCCGCCGATACCCGCGGGCCCGGGCAAAGGCAGGGTTGACCGCGACCAGAGTGTTGGTTCGGGCATCCGAGATCGCCGCACCGAGGTCGGCTCGCTCGAAGGCCTCGGCCCAGAGTCGCAGGCGCGCCTCGGTGCGGAGCAGGGCGGCGTTGGAGGCTTCGAGCTCCTGCCGCCGCGCCCGCTCGCGGCGGCGCAGGCGGTGCAGGGCCTCGGCCGTCGCGCTCACCACAAGGCCCGAGGCCAGGAGAAGGCCCCACTGGAACAGGTCGTGGGGGGCGCCGATGGTGAACCCGCCGGCGGGGGGGGTGTAGTAGGCGGTGGCGAGAGCGGCCGCGGCCGTGGCGGCCAATCCAGGGCCCAAGCCACCCAGCAGGGCCGACAGCGCCAGCGGCAGCATGAACAGGATGAGGAGCGGACGGTCCCCGAAGGAGACGGAGAGGTTGGAGCGGACGAACACCATGGCCAGAACGAGCGCCACGGCGAAGGAGTAGGCGAGCCACCGCGGCCAGGGCCCTGCACCCAGGGCACCGAGAAACGCCTCGGAGGTCTGAGCCTCGCCCCCCTCCTCCGCCGAGGGGACGCCTCGAAGGGCGCAGTGGAAGGCTGCCGCGCTGACCAGGACGAAAAAGAGCCCCTTGGCCGTGGATAGCCACACCGCGGCCCCCACGTCGGCGACGGTGGAGAGCAGTTGGTCCGACAACAGGATCCAGGCTAGCGCGAGGGCGGCATAGGCCAGGGTGGCTGCCAGGATGTAGCGGTGTCGGCGAAACGGCTTCATGTCGGGCAGCCATCGAAGGGGGGCGGCCACCGCCCCGGGTCGTGCGCCAGGGGAGAGACGGCCAACAGGCGTAGCGCCCGGATGCGGGCGCCCAAGTGCTGGTCGACGGCAGCGGCGAAGTTCTTTGCGAGGTTCGCCGCCTCCTGATTGCGA
Encoded here:
- a CDS encoding PAS domain S-box protein, coding for MKPFRRHRYILAATLAYAALALAWILLSDQLLSTVADVGAAVWLSTAKGLFFVLVSAAAFHCALRGVPSAEEGGEAQTSEAFLGALGAGPWPRWLAYSFAVALVLAMVFVRSNLSVSFGDRPLLILFMLPLALSALLGGLGPGLAATAAAALATAYYTPPAGGFTIGAPHDLFQWGLLLASGLVVSATAEALHRLRRRERARRQELEASNAALLRTEARLRLWAEAFERADLGAAISDARTNTLVAVNPAFARARGYRREEMVGLPIGRLFPEDRTGAVLAALEALDRTSHGVFEAEHRAKDGRRFPVLLDITVLRDEAGQPASRIAFALDISKRKEAERALTEAHDRLAAVVAASPLAILHLSAEGRVQLWSETAERLFGWSAAEAVGRSLPIVPPEQEGEFRALLARVLAGESFTGLRLHHRRRDRMPIDLALFTSPTRDAAGNVDGIMAVLQDIGEQLRAEEAIRRLNEELEQRVRERTAQLEAANRELEAFSYSVSHDLKAPLRGIDGYSRLLEDDYRERLGDEGRLFLANIRQGAAQMHQLIEDLLAYSRLERRTLQRTAVDLASLVEAVAAERRAELAQAGAELRVEMPALEVCADRDGLALVLRNLLENAVKFSRGAKPPVVEVGAREEGDRAFLWVRDNGIGFDMKFHDRIFEIFQRLERSEDYPGTGIGLALVRKAMDRMGGRVWAESEPGQGAAFFLEIPR
- a CDS encoding response regulator; this encodes MTDTTFNRPVLLIEDNPADVDLTLRAFARRKLANPVLVARDGEEALAFLPRWEGGEARPVVVLLDLKLPRVHGLEVLERFKANPVSRDIPVVVLTSSAEDGDIAAAYRLGANSYIVKPVDFAKFLEVAGRIELYWCVTNQPSR